The Corallincola holothuriorum genomic interval ATCTACAATCGATTAAGGCCGCACTTAAGCCTTGATATGAAAACACCTGAAGAGGTGCATAAAAAAGCCAGCGCTGAATGGGCGCTGGCTTAGTTAAAAACCGTCAACTTATTTTAGGACGGCACAGATTGCTGATATATCAACGAATATCAAATTCCGCTTCACAGCTTTTAAAGTAAGAGATTAGACTTTCATGCTTCGGCAGATCCAACTCAATGCCAAACATATAACCACTTTGAATAATATTGAGATGCTTAATCTTACCGCTAAAGGTGCGATTATTTCCTAATCCTAATACCGTTACTTTTACTTTTGCGTCACTGCCGCCTGGGGGCGCTTCCTTTGAATGGATCCCGACCCCTTTAGGACTGACATTTATCACCATGATATTGACCGGTTTGGCGAACATACCACCCAATCCCGCAGGCTTAATCTGCGCAGTGATAGTATTCCGGAGTTTATAGCGGGTCTCTCGACGCCGTTCCTGCTCGTCACTCATGCAAAAACCTCTTGATATATAGCATAAATGTATCATCAAACAGGCGACTAGCAAGTAACTGTTCGCTTTCCTTCACTGTTTTTGCGCTCGAGAGCAGGCTTAACAGACAAATAACTGTGCGAAACCGGAGCAAACACGACTCAGGTCAGTGATAACTACTTGGCTTTGCCACAAACTGTGGTAGTGTAGCCTGTTGACGCCGCGTGTTAACAAGGTGTTACAAGGCTAATAGATAAACGTGGTGATTTCGACATCCAGTCGGTCAACCATATATAAGTTAAAAACAAAAGACAGGAAGGAGTACCCATGGCCCTAATAGGCAAACCACAGGCCGACCCGGTATTGGAGTGGTTCCTTTCCCACTGCCATATCCACAAGTATCCGGCAAAAAGTACGCTGATCCATGCTGGCGAAAAAGCTGATACCTTGTACTACATCGTTAAGGGTTCAGTCGCGGTACTGATTAAAGATGAAGAAGGCAAGGAGATGATCCTTTCCTACCTTAATCAAGGCGATTTTATCGGCGAACTCGGTTTATTCGAAGAAGAACCAGAACGTACGGCGTGGGTGAGAGCTAAAGCACCATGTGAAGTAGCAGAGATCTCCTATAAGAAATTCCGTCAACTGATTCAGGTTAACCCTGAAATCTTGATGCGACTTTCAGGTCAGATGGCTGCCCGCTTGCAGACCACCAGCCAGAAAGTAGGTGATCTTGCGTTTCTGGATGTTGCAGGCCGCATTGCACAAACATTGCTTAACTTGGCAAAACAGCCGGATGCGATGACCCATCCTGACGGCATGCAGATCAAGATAACCCGTCAGGAGATAGGCCAAATCGTTGGTTGTTCTCGTGAAACCGTGGGCCGCATCTTAAAGATGTTGGAAGAGCAAAACCTCATCCATGCACACGGGAAAACTATAGTGGTTTTTGGCACACGCTAAACTTCACTTGTGTGAATACAGAAAAGGCAGCCTCAGGGCTGCCTTTTTGTTGTCCTAAGAGCAACACCTAACGCACGTCTGTACTTTCAAAAATTTTATCCGCTGAAGCTGCAACAAATCCGGTATAAAGCTCACCATTAGCCATAGGATAGCGCAAGGCAAACTCATAGAAGCAGCTAGGAACCAGTCGCTTACCGTCACTAAATAGCACGCTAGCCTGATCAGCCAAGGTTGAGGACTGCTCCAACAGCACCCCAGGAGAGCCTTTTATCTCACCGCCACTGCTATTAAGTGCAAAGCCTGCTTGTTTTAGAGCCTCATTAACAGATGCGAGTGTAGGGTAAGCGGGCAAATGATTTACTGACACAGTGAAGTGGTTAGCACGATAGCCCCAAGCGGCCATCCAAGCCGCGTACTCGCTCTCAGCCAGTAAGCTTTTGTACTCCTGCAGTGAGCATTGCCAATGACGGCCAGAATAGAGAAAGTCATCGTTAGTCACCACGGACTTGTCCATCTGCGCAGCCAACGCCTCTACGATCTGCTGCAATTCCGGGGAACACTGTTCTACTAGCAACTCACTGATAAACACCTTCGGCAAAGCAGGATCGAGATGCTCGAAGTGCCGGGCAAACAGCTTCTTTCCAACAAATTGATACTCTTCCTTGGCTTCGTATCCAAGTGTAAGAAAATGAGCGGCAAGAACATCTAAACCAATACCTGGCAGATTAAAGGTCCGCAGTGCAATATGATCGTTGATGATCTCACCCTGCTGTCCCAACAGGTTATGTATTTTTTCTGCCGACGGTGTCACTTGCAGGTAGTGCTGCCACAAACCGTCAAACAGGGTGGTTGCTTGTTGATGCATTGGGCACCTCAACTCTTATTTTAGGATTACAAAGGATAGCGGGGCCAGATTGACCCCTACTCATTAAACTTTCACCAAGCAGGCTCAGTCGATGGTTAGTCCAGGGCTTAATTTATCTGGCATAGAGATCTGCTCGACCTCCACAGAGGCCACCGGATAAGCACAATAGTCTGCCGCGTAGTAAGCACTGGGACGATGATTGCCACTGTCACCTACACCGCCAAAGGGTGCCGCACTGCTAGCGCCAGTAATTGGTCGGTTCCAATTCACGATCCCAGCACGGATGCGATTGTAAAACAGATCATAGAGATCTCGGCGGTCACTCAGCAGCCCTGCAGATAAGCCATAACGGGTATCATTCGCGACTTCTAAGGCTTGCTCAAAATCATCGTAACGGATCACCTGTAGTAACGGACCAAAATATTCATCATCCGGTAATCGCTCGATCTGACTCACTTCAATGAGTCCCGGGGTAATAAAGCCGTTCGCACTATCGCCACGTTGCATCATCACGAGTGACTTACCACCCATGGCAATCAGTTCTTCCTGTGCTTGCATCAAAGCATCAGCCGCCGCAGGCGAAATAACTGGCCCCATGAAAGGTTGCGGCTCATCCTCCGGCCCGCCGACTCGGATCAACTCGACCGCCTTGATAAGACGCGCCAATATCTGATCCCCTTCACCGCCTTTTGGCAGGAATAGACGACGAGCACAGGTACAGCGCTGGCCGCTTGAGATATAGGCTGAATGGACAATGTCATGCACCGCGGCTTGCGGGTCGCTGACATCTTTCACCAACAACGGGTTGTTCCCCCCCATCTCTAGCGCCAAGATCTTTTCTGGTTGCCCACCAAACTGCTGATGCAACAGCTTGCCTGTATGGGAACTTCCGGTAAAAAACAAACCATCAATACCGCGATGGCCAGCCAGGTGCTTACCGGTTTCAGCAGCCCCTTGCACCATATTGATCACACCGGCAGGAAGACCAGCGGCATGCCATAAGTTAACCATTTCCTGACCAACCATAGGTGTCTGTTCACTGGGCTTAAAGACAATACAGTTGCCAGCCAGCAAGGCCGGAATAATATGCCCATTAGGGAGGTGCCCGGGAAAGTTGTAAGGCCCAAAGACGGCCACTACTCCATGGGGCTTGTGGCGAATAACTGCGCGACCTACTGGCATCGCTTTCTCGACGGTGCCGCTGCGCTCTTCATAGGCTTTGACAGAGATCTCGATCTTCGCCAGCATCGCTGCGACTTCGGTACGCGTCTCCCACAACGGCTTGCCGGTCTCTCTGGAGATCACCAAGGCCAATGATTCTTTCGCGCCAGCAACTTGCTCGCCAAATTGACGAATAATGGTCAATCG includes:
- a CDS encoding PilZ domain-containing protein; the protein is MSDEQERRRETRYKLRNTITAQIKPAGLGGMFAKPVNIMVINVSPKGVGIHSKEAPPGGSDAKVKVTVLGLGNNRTFSGKIKHLNIIQSGYMFGIELDLPKHESLISYFKSCEAEFDIR
- the crp gene encoding cAMP-activated global transcriptional regulator CRP codes for the protein MALIGKPQADPVLEWFLSHCHIHKYPAKSTLIHAGEKADTLYYIVKGSVAVLIKDEEGKEMILSYLNQGDFIGELGLFEEEPERTAWVRAKAPCEVAEISYKKFRQLIQVNPEILMRLSGQMAARLQTTSQKVGDLAFLDVAGRIAQTLLNLAKQPDAMTHPDGMQIKITRQEIGQIVGCSRETVGRILKMLEEQNLIHAHGKTIVVFGTR
- a CDS encoding DUF1338 domain-containing protein, producing MHQQATTLFDGLWQHYLQVTPSAEKIHNLLGQQGEIINDHIALRTFNLPGIGLDVLAAHFLTLGYEAKEEYQFVGKKLFARHFEHLDPALPKVFISELLVEQCSPELQQIVEALAAQMDKSVVTNDDFLYSGRHWQCSLQEYKSLLAESEYAAWMAAWGYRANHFTVSVNHLPAYPTLASVNEALKQAGFALNSSGGEIKGSPGVLLEQSSTLADQASVLFSDGKRLVPSCFYEFALRYPMANGELYTGFVAASADKIFESTDVR
- the astD gene encoding succinylglutamate-semialdehyde dehydrogenase — protein: MTEKVQYIDGKWLAGSGELFSSINPATGEVVWQGNMADSAQIDVAISSARAVSFEWAQRSFEDRLTIIRQFGEQVAGAKESLALVISRETGKPLWETRTEVAAMLAKIEISVKAYEERSGTVEKAMPVGRAVIRHKPHGVVAVFGPYNFPGHLPNGHIIPALLAGNCIVFKPSEQTPMVGQEMVNLWHAAGLPAGVINMVQGAAETGKHLAGHRGIDGLFFTGSSHTGKLLHQQFGGQPEKILALEMGGNNPLLVKDVSDPQAAVHDIVHSAYISSGQRCTCARRLFLPKGGEGDQILARLIKAVELIRVGGPEDEPQPFMGPVISPAAADALMQAQEELIAMGGKSLVMMQRGDSANGFITPGLIEVSQIERLPDDEYFGPLLQVIRYDDFEQALEVANDTRYGLSAGLLSDRRDLYDLFYNRIRAGIVNWNRPITGASSAAPFGGVGDSGNHRPSAYYAADYCAYPVASVEVEQISMPDKLSPGLTID